One genomic window of Oncorhynchus clarkii lewisi isolate Uvic-CL-2024 chromosome 5, UVic_Ocla_1.0, whole genome shotgun sequence includes the following:
- the LOC139409518 gene encoding plasmalemma vesicle associated protein b: MYSGNSYSQAKFGLEAKDIHKAKGKSCGYYMRVVFFFSSLIQSLIIVSLVLFLVYGQPEKSAEERRVVELEQSLNRISENNINLRKDKADLGAALGARKAEKTALEGEVAMIKKAANASGEQIRALILKASQCETDKKKIEMSRATHVRGPTTPLIFATPNTEVKTLQSLNSQQAAMIKLIEANFTQTNQYIRIERDNAIKDRDAHNLETISLRRENNNLKEHLKLYTQKCKEDFAKSLEGIQMVTSNFLVRIDNLFPHSMTFHLTCEKQTEQMENIRARCSNLSKEVEDKFQRYLDNVGNKVANIQALSSRLEVQNSHLTLDLQQCVQNRSVTAAEGSRLLLEIRENHDRQVETLLKEQNRLREDKSLQGKRLILREAEVKTLNGNVESLTTALTNCNPKLTGQKPLGLMSALKGGPSIAAPVISKPHMAR, from the exons ATGTACAGTGGCAACAGCTACTCACAGGCCAAGTTTGGTCTGGAGGCCAAGGACATCCATAAGGCAAAGGGAAAGAGCTGCGGCTACTACATGAGGGtggtcttcttcttctcctctctgatCCAGTCCCTCATCATCGTGAGCCTGGTGCTGTTCCTGGTCTACGGCCAGCCAGAGAAGTCTGCTGAAGAGAGGAGGGTAGTGGAGCTGGAGCAGAGTTTGAACAGGATCAGCGAGAACAACATTAACCTGAGGAAGGATAAAGCTGACCTGGGAGCTGCGCTGGGGGCCAGGAAGGCTGAGAAGACAGCCCTGGAGGGAGAGGTGGCCATGATAAAGAAAGCAGCGAATGCCTCCGGGGAGCAGATCAGAGCCCTCATACTGAAAGCG AGCCAGTGTGAAACAGACAAGAAGAAAATAGAGATGAGCCGTGCTACCCATGTCCGGGGACCCACCACCCCTTTAATCTTCGCCACTCCTAACA CTGAGGTAAAAACCCTCCAGTCTCTGAACTCCCAGCAGGCAGCAATGATCAAACTGATCGAAGCCAACTTCACCCAGACCAACCAGTACATCCGCATCGAGAGGGACAATGCCATCAAGGACCGTGACGCCCACAACCTTGAGACCATCTCTTTGCGGAGGGAGAACAACAACCTGAAGGAACATCTGAAACTCTACACCCAGAAGTGTAAAGAGGACTTTGCCAAGTCTCTGGAGGGGATCCAAATGGTGACCAGTAACTTCCTGGTGCGCATCGACAACCTGTTCCCCCACTCCATGACCTTTCACCTGACCTGTGAGAAGCAGACAGAGCAGATGGAGAACATCAGGGCCAGATGCTCCAACCTGTCTAAGGAGGTTGAGGACAAGTTCCAGAGATACCTGGACAACGTGGGGAACAAG GTGGCAAACATCCAGGCCCTGTCCAGTCGCCTGGAGGTCCAGAACAGCCATCTGACCCTTGACCTCCAGCAGTGTGTCCAAAACCGCAGCGTGACGGCGGCGGAGGGCAGCAGGCTGCTGTTAGAGATCCGGGAGAACCACGACAGGCAGGTAGAGACCCTGCTGAAGGAACAGAACCGGCTGAGGGAGGACAAGAGCCTGCAGGGAAAGAGACTGATTCTGAGGGAGGCTGAGGTCAAAACACTCAACGGGAATGTCGAGTCACTCACCACCGCTCTAACCAACTGTAACCCTAAG CTCACCGGCCAAAAGCCTCTCGGACTGATGTCAGCCTTGAAGGGGGGGCCATCCATTGCAGCACCAGTGATCAGTAAACCCCACATG GCGAGGTGA